A section of the Estrella lausannensis genome encodes:
- a CDS encoding LysE/ArgO family amino acid transporter: MDETALFFKAFLFSLSLIFPIGVQNLYVLRQGVLGKHVLLTATVFSLGDAFLIVVGGVGAGMMIEEAPEVKRWLVAGGALFLLYYGLRCYRRAFRGGLIPEGVAPPPASWQRTLLTALGFSLLNPQGVFETTVLIGGVAAGLESGSERAIFLSGACLASVAWFFSLAYGARYLKPLLQKRRWQIGIDLFIGTAMLFIAWKLFQHEVPSYMR, from the coding sequence ATGGACGAGACAGCTCTTTTCTTTAAAGCCTTCCTCTTCTCTCTGAGTCTAATCTTCCCTATTGGCGTCCAGAACCTCTATGTACTAAGACAGGGGGTTTTAGGGAAACATGTCTTGCTGACGGCAACAGTGTTTTCTCTAGGAGATGCTTTTCTGATAGTAGTGGGGGGAGTGGGTGCCGGAATGATGATCGAAGAGGCGCCTGAGGTTAAAAGGTGGCTTGTTGCAGGCGGAGCTCTCTTTCTTTTGTATTACGGGCTGCGCTGCTATCGCCGGGCATTCCGAGGCGGACTTATCCCTGAAGGGGTGGCGCCTCCTCCCGCCAGCTGGCAAAGAACGCTCCTGACGGCACTGGGATTCAGCCTGTTAAATCCGCAGGGCGTTTTCGAGACCACGGTTTTGATCGGCGGGGTGGCTGCCGGCCTTGAGAGCGGCAGTGAAAGAGCGATCTTCCTCTCCGGTGCCTGCCTGGCTTCCGTAGCCTGGTTTTTCTCCCTGGCCTATGGCGCCCGCTATCTAAAGCCCCTTTTGCAAAAACGGAGGTGGCAAATCGGTATCGACCTCTTCATCGGTACCGCCATGTTATTTATCGCCTGGAAGCTCTTCCAGCATGAAGTGCCTTCATATATGAGGTAA
- the otsB gene encoding trehalose-phosphatase yields MTSAKDKPSALVRWQEIQDKLQGKRPLFFLDYDGTLSPITAHPKDARLPPKMKEVLEDLSRRYFTAVISGRALADIKELLGDMPLYISGSHGFVIETDAGVVFRLPEAARYRKDLEEAYLLLKEKISSLPGVVLENKDFSIAIHDRMVEEGFKPIIRTTVAETSTLFPRLKMNAGKCLFELKPALDWDKGKAVQWILDSISFDPKRECPIVIGDDVTDEDAFRAVKGNGVSIFVMGEKTETHADYILQNTEEVALFLQLFSTMQ; encoded by the coding sequence ATGACATCAGCAAAAGACAAACCCTCTGCACTGGTGCGATGGCAAGAAATTCAGGATAAGCTTCAAGGAAAGCGGCCGTTGTTTTTTTTAGATTACGACGGCACACTCTCTCCGATTACAGCCCACCCCAAAGACGCCAGACTCCCTCCAAAGATGAAGGAAGTTTTAGAAGATCTTAGCCGCCGCTATTTCACGGCAGTGATCAGTGGCAGGGCATTGGCAGACATCAAGGAGCTTCTCGGAGATATGCCCCTTTATATCTCAGGAAGTCATGGTTTCGTTATCGAGACGGATGCCGGCGTGGTGTTTCGCCTGCCGGAGGCGGCGAGGTATCGGAAAGATCTTGAGGAGGCCTACCTTTTGCTCAAAGAAAAAATCTCTTCTCTTCCGGGCGTTGTTTTGGAAAACAAGGATTTTTCCATCGCCATCCACGACAGGATGGTGGAGGAGGGCTTCAAGCCCATTATTCGCACGACCGTGGCAGAAACGTCCACTCTGTTTCCCCGCCTCAAAATGAATGCCGGGAAATGCCTCTTCGAGCTGAAACCGGCTCTTGATTGGGATAAGGGCAAGGCGGTCCAATGGATTCTGGACAGCATCTCGTTTGATCCCAAAAGGGAGTGTCCCATCGTGATAGGGGACGATGTTACCGATGAAGATGCTTTTAGGGCAGTGAAAGGAAATGGCGTTTCCATTTTTGTGATGGGAGAGAAAACAGAGACCCATGCTGATTACATCTTACAAAACACCGAAGAGGTTGCTCTCTTTCTCCAGTTATTCTCAACGATGCAATGA